The following proteins are co-located in the Ensifer sp. WSM1721 genome:
- a CDS encoding SDR family oxidoreductase, translated as MPIDKVILITGASSGIGAGIARELAAAGAKVMLGARRIERLEALAAELTGAGGAVLVHPLDVTDRESVNAFANAARQAWGRVDVIVNNAGVMPLSLMASMKVEEWERMVDVNIKGVLYGIAAVLPEMTVRGSGHIINIASIAALGVSPTAAVYCATKYAVRAISEGLRQEHSALRVTCIHPGVVESELADTITDPVAAEAMKTYRTIALKPDAIARAVRFAIEQPNDVDVNEIVVRPTATM; from the coding sequence ATGCCGATCGATAAGGTCATTCTGATTACCGGCGCCTCCAGCGGGATCGGGGCCGGGATCGCCCGCGAGCTTGCCGCCGCGGGCGCGAAGGTGATGTTGGGCGCGCGGCGTATCGAGCGTCTGGAAGCGCTGGCGGCCGAACTGACCGGGGCTGGCGGAGCAGTTCTCGTTCATCCGTTGGATGTGACCGATCGGGAGAGCGTCAATGCATTCGCCAACGCTGCCCGGCAAGCCTGGGGCCGCGTCGACGTCATCGTGAACAACGCCGGCGTGATGCCCCTGTCGCTCATGGCTTCGATGAAGGTCGAGGAATGGGAGCGGATGGTCGACGTGAACATTAAGGGCGTGCTCTACGGCATTGCCGCGGTGCTTCCGGAAATGACCGTTCGCGGTTCCGGCCACATCATCAACATTGCTTCGATCGCCGCGCTCGGCGTTTCACCGACGGCGGCCGTCTATTGCGCCACAAAATATGCCGTACGCGCGATCTCCGAAGGGCTTCGCCAGGAGCACAGCGCGTTGCGCGTGACCTGCATTCATCCGGGCGTCGTCGAAAGCGAGCTGGCCGATACCATCACCGATCCCGTGGCCGCAGAAGCGATGAAGACCTATCGCACTATCGCGCTGAAACCGGACGCGATCGCCCGCGCCGTGCGCTTTGCCATCGAGCAGCCGAACGATGTTGATGTCAATGAAATCGTCGTCCGCCCCACCGCGACCATGTGA